The stretch of DNA GACGATGCCGAGGGTGGTGCCCGCCTCGACCTCGAAGGAGAGGTTGTCCACGGCCCGGACCACGCCGTCCTCGGTGCTGAAACGGACCGAGAGGTCGCGGACGGAGAGGAAGGACGAGCTGCCGCCGGAGGCGGTCGTCCCCTCGGACTTGGCCAGGGTGGTCATGGACAGGGCTCCTCGGTGTGGTACGTGAGGTCGGGACTGCGGGTCGGCCGGGGGTGTCGGCCGGGCCAGGGGGTCAGGCGAGGCGGATGCGCGGGTCGATCATCGCGTACGCGGCGTCGACGACGATGTTGAACACCACGATCAGGAAGGAGGCCACCATGGTGACACCGACCAGCATCGAGAGGTCGGACTGGCTGTACGAGTCGATCGCCAGCCGGCCGAGGCCGTGCAGGTTGAAGGTGACCTCGGTGATGATCGCGCCGCCGAGCAGCACACCGAGGTCGATGCCGAAGACGGTGACGATGGTGCCCATCGCGCCGCGCCAGGCGAAGCGCAGGAAGACCGAGCGGCCCGACATGCCCTTGGCGCGCGCCGTCCGGACGTAGTCCTCGGTCAGCTGCTCGACCATCGAGGAGCGGGTCATACGGGTGTAGTTGGCGGTCCAGATCAGCGACAGGACGATCCACGGCACGAGCAGGCCGCCGGCCCAGCCCAGCGGGTCCTTGGTGAACGGGACGTAGTTCGGCAGGGACAGCCAGTCGGTGGAGTAGCACAGGGCCCAGAGGGCGAGCGGGCCGGCCACGTAGATCTGCATCGAGGAGGCGAGCAGCGAGGCGGAGCTGGCGATCTTGTCAATGGCCTTGCCCTGCTTGAGGGCGGCGAGCATGCCGGTGCCGACACCGAAGATGATGAAGATGATCGCGGAGCCGATGGTCAGCGACAGCGTGGTGGGGAATCGGTCGAGCAGGGTGCCGGTGATCATCTCCTGCTTGTCGAAGGAGTACCCGAAGCACGGGGCGCTGCAGTGGCCGGCCGCGTAGTCACGCCCGACGAAGATGCTGGTCAGCCAGTCCCAGTACTGCTCCGGTACCGGCTTGTCGAGGTTCATGCTGTGCCGGATCAGGGCCAGGTTCTCGGGGGTGCAGACCTTGCCGCAGGAGAGACGCGCCGGGTCCGCCGGGATGGCGAAGAAGAGCGCGAAGGTGACCATGCTGATGATCAGCAGGATGACGATGGCACCGAGTGAACGGCGGACGAGGAAACGGAGCATGGGTCGGGCTCTCCTGATCGGGGCGCCGGCTGCGAGTGCGGTGGGCGGAGCAGGGCGGGGTGGGGCTTGATGGGCCGGTGGCCGGGGCCCGGCGCGCCAGGGGTGTGGCGCGCCGGGCCCCCGCCGGGGTTACCGCTAGGTGCTGAGCGTCAGCCCTTGATGTAGATGTTCAGCGGGTACTGGAGGCCCTGCTGGGTGTCGAAGCTGACGCCACCGAGGCCCGAGCCGTACAGGCTCAGCGAGCGCTGGTAGACGTCCGGGATGGAGACGGCCTTCTTCTGCAGCTGCTGGTCGATCGCGGCCCAGGCCTTGCCCTGCGCGGCCGGGTCCTGGATCTTCAGGGCGTCGTCGATCGCCTTGTTGATCTCCGGGTCGTTCAGGTGCGCGTAGTTCGAGGCACCGTCAGCGATCGCGCGGCCGTCCCAGACCGGCTGCAGCGAGGTGTAGCCGGTCGGCCAGTCGGCGCCCCAGCCACCCCAGTAGAGGTCGTACTCGTTCTTCACGATGCCGATGGCGTCGTAGTAGGTCTTCGCCGGGAGCGGCTTCGGGACGAACTTGAAGCCGGCCGCCTCGAGGGCGATGCGGATCGCCTCGGTGACCTTCTGCTGGGCCGGGGTGTCGTTGTAGGCGTAGACGATCGTCTGGCCCAGCTTGCCCGCGTCCGTGAGGATCTTCTTGGCGGCCTCCGGGTCACCCTGCGGCTTCTTCAGGGTGTCGAACACGTCGCTCGCCTCGAAGCCGAGGACGGTCGGGCTCATGTAGGTGGTGGCGTAGTCGCCGTAGCTCGGGCCGCCCTGGACCTGACGGGTCTGCTGGTGCGGGAAGGCCCGGATGAGCGCCTCGCGGACCTTCTGGTCCGTGATGCGGGTGTTGTTGATGAAGTAGTAGTCCACGTACGGCGTGAGGCCGTTGAGGGTACGGTCCTTCAGCTTCTCGTCGCCCTTGACCTTGCTGACGTACTCGGCCGGGACCGTGTCGTGGAACGAGAAGGCGTTCTTGTCCGTGCCGTTGTCGGCCATGAAGCGCTCGGTGGCGTCCTTGGGCTGGACACCGAACTCCATGTGCCACTTGTCCGGGTACGCGTTGCGGATCGGGTCCGTCTTCGGGTCCCAGTTGGGGTTGCGCTCGAGGTCCAGCGACTTGTCGGTGACGTGCTCGACGATCTGGTACGGGCCAGAGGAGAACGGCTTCTTGTCGTACGCCTCCTTGGTGTCGTGCGCCTTCGGGACGATGCCGTAGCCGGCCATCGCGAAGGTGAAGTTCGCGTCGGCGTGGGCGTCCTTGAAGGTGTAGACGATCGTCTTGGCGTCCGGGGTGGCGACACCCGGCAGGTCGCCGGCGGCGGGGCCGGCGTACGCCTTGCGGTAGTCGTCACCGGCGAGCCAGGCCTGCAGGTAGGACGGGCCCGACTTGATGAACGGCTGGAAGGTGCGCTCGATCGAGTACTTGACGTCGTCCGAGGTGATCGGCGAGCCGTCCTGCCACTTCACGCCGTCCTTCAGCGTGAACTTCCAGGTCTTGCCACCGTCGGTGGTGGTGCCGGTGTCGGTGGCGAGGTCACCGACCAGCTTCTGGGAGCCGTCGGCGGCGACCTTGTAACCGGTCAGGCCACGGGTGAAGAGGAGCGAGACCTCAGCGTTGGTGTTGAGGTAGATCTGGCCCGGGTCCAGGTGGTTGAAGTCGTCACGGTCGATCATGTTGACCGTGCCGCCCGGCTTGGCGCCGGGCTGCGGGACGGCCGGACCGGTCGAGTCGGCCGCGGTGCCGACGGCGACGGTGGCGACCTTGGCGGTCGCGGGGGCGGCCGGCTTCGCGGAACCGCCGTCGGACTTGCTGCTGGAGCAAGCGGCCGTTGCGGTGAGAGCCCCGACAACCATGACGGCGGCTGCGAGCCTCGCCGACTTACGTGCGTTCATTGTTCATCCTGCCTGTTATGGAAGATGCCTGGTGATTCGGTGGGTTGCCCGGGGCGGGCGTGCCGATCCCCCCGGAGACTTTGGGTGGTGAAAGCCGCGACGGGCGGACCGTCTAGCGCTTGGTCTTCGGGTCGAAGGCGTCTCGCACCGAGTCGCCCAGGAGGTTGAAGGCCAGCACGAAGATGATCATCGCGATGCCGGGGACGAGGAGGAACGTGAGGTCCGTCTGGAGGTAGTCCGCCGCCTCGGCGAGCATCCGGCCCCAGTCCGGGGTCGGCTCGCCGATACCGACGCCGATGTAGGACAGACCGGCCTCGGCGGTCACGAAGGCCGGGAGGGCCAGGGTGGACTGCACCAGGATCGGCGTCCACAGGTTGGGCAGCAGCTCCTTGAAGATGATCCGCATCGGCGAGGCGCCGGTGACCTTGGCCGCCTCGACGAACTCGCGCTCGCGCAGGGACAGCACGGTGGCGCGCAGGATGCGGGCCAGCGACATCCAGCCGAGGCCGGAGAGCACGATCGTCACGACGACGAAGGGCAGCCAGGTGGGG from Kitasatospora sp. MMS16-BH015 encodes:
- a CDS encoding ABC transporter permease: MLRFLVRRSLGAIVILLIISMVTFALFFAIPADPARLSCGKVCTPENLALIRHSMNLDKPVPEQYWDWLTSIFVGRDYAAGHCSAPCFGYSFDKQEMITGTLLDRFPTTLSLTIGSAIIFIIFGVGTGMLAALKQGKAIDKIASSASLLASSMQIYVAGPLALWALCYSTDWLSLPNYVPFTKDPLGWAGGLLVPWIVLSLIWTANYTRMTRSSMVEQLTEDYVRTARAKGMSGRSVFLRFAWRGAMGTIVTVFGIDLGVLLGGAIITEVTFNLHGLGRLAIDSYSQSDLSMLVGVTMVASFLIVVFNIVVDAAYAMIDPRIRLA
- a CDS encoding ABC transporter substrate-binding protein, encoding MNARKSARLAAAVMVVGALTATAACSSSKSDGGSAKPAAPATAKVATVAVGTAADSTGPAVPQPGAKPGGTVNMIDRDDFNHLDPGQIYLNTNAEVSLLFTRGLTGYKVAADGSQKLVGDLATDTGTTTDGGKTWKFTLKDGVKWQDGSPITSDDVKYSIERTFQPFIKSGPSYLQAWLAGDDYRKAYAGPAAGDLPGVATPDAKTIVYTFKDAHADANFTFAMAGYGIVPKAHDTKEAYDKKPFSSGPYQIVEHVTDKSLDLERNPNWDPKTDPIRNAYPDKWHMEFGVQPKDATERFMADNGTDKNAFSFHDTVPAEYVSKVKGDEKLKDRTLNGLTPYVDYYFINNTRITDQKVREALIRAFPHQQTRQVQGGPSYGDYATTYMSPTVLGFEASDVFDTLKKPQGDPEAAKKILTDAGKLGQTIVYAYNDTPAQQKVTEAIRIALEAAGFKFVPKPLPAKTYYDAIGIVKNEYDLYWGGWGADWPTGYTSLQPVWDGRAIADGASNYAHLNDPEINKAIDDALKIQDPAAQGKAWAAIDQQLQKKAVSIPDVYQRSLSLYGSGLGGVSFDTQQGLQYPLNIYIKG